A stretch of the Orcinus orca chromosome 1, mOrcOrc1.1, whole genome shotgun sequence genome encodes the following:
- the GJB4 gene encoding LOW QUALITY PROTEIN: gap junction beta-4 protein (The sequence of the model RefSeq protein was modified relative to this genomic sequence to represent the inferred CDS: inserted 1 base in 1 codon), with protein MNWAFLRGVLNGVNKYSTALGRIWLSVVFIFRVLVYVVAAEKLWDDEQKGFICNTRQPGCANVCYNELFPVSPVRLWALQLMLVMCPSLLVVMRVVYRQERXRKHRLKHGPDVPSLYNNLDKKRGGLWWTDLLSLLLKAAVDSGFLYIFQRLYQDHDMPHVVACSESPGPRTADCYTSRPAGKKVFTHFMVAAAMLNLSEVTHPVGKRCLGTRGSRCRGSQRWTHLPETCPPYALSQGEHPQDGNSVLMKAGSSTVDAGGYP; from the exons ATGAACTGGGCATTCCTGCGGGGCGTCCTGAATGGGGTGAACAAGTACTCCACGGCACTGGGCCGCATCTGGCTGTCCGTGGTCTTCATCTTCCGCGTGCTGGTGTACGTGGTGGCGGCCGAGAAGCTGTGGGATGATGAGCAAAAGGGCTTCATCTGCAACACCCGCCAGCCGGGCTGCGCCAACGTCTGCTACAATGAGTTGTTCCCTGTGTCCCCCGTGCGCCTCTGGGCCCTGCAGCTCATGCTGGTCATGTGTCCCTCACTGCTCGTGGTCATGCGTGTGGTCTACCGCCAGGAGC AGCGGAAGCACCGCCTGAAGCACGGGCCCGACGTCCCATCCCTATACAACAACCTGGACAAGAAGCGGGGCGGGCTCTGGTGGACAGACCTGCTGAGTCTCCTCCTCAAGGCGGCCGTTGACTCTGGCTTCCTCTACATCTTTCAGCGCCTCTACCAGGACCATGACATGCCCCACGTGGTGGCCTGCTCCGAGTCGCCAGGCCCCCGCACTGCGGACTGCTACACCTCCCGGCCCGCGGGGAAGAAGGTCTTCACGCACTTCATGGTGGCCGCAGCCATGCTCAACCTCAGTGAGGTCACCCACCCGGTGGGCAAGAGGTGCCTGGGGACCCGTGGCTCCAGATGCCGGGGGTCTCAGCGCTGGACTCACCTGCCCGAGACATGCCCACCGTATGCCCTCTCCCAGGGGGAGCACCCCCAGGATGGGAACTCTGTCCTAATGAAGGCTGGGTCAAGTACAGTGGATGCGGGTGGGTATCCATAA
- the GJB5 gene encoding gap junction beta-5 protein gives MNWGIFEGLLSGVNKYSTAFGRIWLSLVFIFRVLVYLVTAERVWSDDHKDFDCDTRQPGCSNVCFDEFFPVSHVRLWALQLILVTCPSLLVVMHVAYREAQEKKHQEAAGKNGGRLYPDPGKKRGGLWWTYVCSLVFKAGVDAAFLYVFHSFYPKYTLPRVVRCHVAPCPNTVDCFISKPTEKNIFTLFMVIMAVVCIVLNLVELAYLVNKRYRECLLVRKARATGLGHRRNWATASSKQDDLRLGDLTFLGSDAPPPLSPDHPRDHVNKTIL, from the coding sequence ATGAACTGGGGGATCTTCGAGGGGCTCCTGAGCGGGGTCAACAAGTACTCCACAGCCTTCGGGCGCATCTGGCTGTCCCTGGTCTTCATCTTCCGCGTGCTGGTGTACCTGGTGACGGCCGAGCGCGTGTGGAGTGATGACCACAAGGACTTCGACTGTGACACCCGCCAGCCGGGCTGCTCCAACGTCTGCTTCGACGAGTTCTTCCCCGTGTCCCACGTGCGCCTCTGGGCCCTGCAGCTCATCCTGGTCACATGCCCCTCGCTGCTCGTGGTCATGCACGTGGCCTACCGCGAGGCCCAGGAGAAGAAGCACCAAGAGGCAGCAGGGAAGAACGGCGGGCGCCTCTACCCGGACCCCGGCAAGAAGCGGGGCGGGCTCTGGTGGACGTACGTCTGCAGCCTGGTGTTCAAGGCCGGCGTGGATGCCGCCTTCCTCTACGTGTTCCACTCGTTCTACCCCAAATACACCCTCCCTCGCGTGGTCAGGTGCCACGTGGCTCCGTGTCCCAATACGGTGGACTGCTTCATCTCCAAGCCCACGGAGAAGAACATCTTCACTCTCTTCATGGTGATCATGGCCGTCGTTTGCATCGTGCTCAACCTGGTGGAGCTGGCCTACCTAGTGAACAAGAGGTACCGGGAGTGCCTGCTGGTGAGGAAAGCCCGGGCCACGGGCCTGGGCCACCGCCGGAACTGGGCCACTGCTTCCTCCAAACAGGACGACCTCCGCTTGGGCGACCTCACCTTTCTGGGCTCAGACGctccccctcctctctcaccAGACCACCCTCGAGACCACGTGAATAAAACCATCCTGTGA